In the genome of Montipora foliosa isolate CH-2021 chromosome 3, ASM3666993v2, whole genome shotgun sequence, one region contains:
- the LOC137995356 gene encoding uncharacterized protein yields MAARSSQTCVIGLFVDATKTKFICLNQNAASGIKSVNGETIDLENDFNYLGSFIASTEQDVNIRLGKAWAALNGMNNIWKSNLPDQLKRNFFRATVESVLVYGSISWTLTSALEKKIDCSYTRMLRAALNKSWTDHLSNAELYGNILRVTATIRQQRLRFAGHCWRSKNELSSEVLLWEPSHGKRSRGRPRKTYVDQLIADTACTYEDLANLMDDRDRWKELINESRASST; encoded by the exons ATGGCAGCACGTTCATCGCAGACTTGTG TGATTGGTCTCTTTGTTGACGCAACAAAAACGAAATTCATCTGTCTAAACCAGAATGCTGCAAGTGGTATAAAATCAGTGAATGGGGAAACTATCGACCTGGAGAACGATTTCAACTATCTTGGCAGCTTTATTGCTTCCACTGAGCAGGACGTCAATATTCGACTTGGAAAAGCCTGGGCTGCCCTGAATGGCATGAACAATATCTGGAAGTCCAATCTACCAGATCAGCTTAAAAGAAACTTCTTCAGAGCAACAGTCGAATCTGTTCTTGTTTATGGCTCTATCTCCTGGACACTGACATCGGCTCTCGAGAAAAAGATTGATTGTTCATATACGAGAATGTTAAGAGCAGCTTTGAACAAATCCTGGACCGACCATCTCTCCAATGCAGAACTGTATGGAAATATCCTTCGTGTCACTGCAACGATTCGCCAACAACGACTACGCTTTGCTGGACATTGCTGGCGTAGCAAAAATGAACTGTCCTCAGAAGTGTTACTTTGGGAACCGTCTCATGGTAAACGCAGTCGTGGAAGACCAAGAAAAACATACGTTGACCAACTGATTGCTGATACAGCGTGCACCTATGAAGATCTCGCAAACTTAATGGACGACAGGGATAGATGGAAAGAACTTATCAATGAGAGCCGGGCTAGCTCGACCTGA